One part of the Lotus japonicus ecotype B-129 chromosome 2, LjGifu_v1.2 genome encodes these proteins:
- the LOC130735198 gene encoding uncharacterized protein LOC130735198, translating to MEWEKIFPILQSGTHTSIVKELLPYITRLICNIWCFGCSENGEVKTWGWGEHGQLGLGDTCDRISPDTVSLGYDLNEAASIRVYCGSGFTFALTMP from the exons ATGGAATGGGAGAAGATTTTCCCCATCTTGCAATCTGGCACACATACATCAATAGTCAAGGAGCTCCTCCCTTACATCACCAGACTCATATGCAACATATGGTGTTTTGGATGCTCAG AGAATGGAGAAGTAAAGACATGGGGTTGGGGTGAGCATGGTCAACTTGGCTTGGGAGATACTTGTGACAGGATCAGTCCTGATACAGTAAGTCTCGGGTATGATCTGAATGAAGCTGCatcaatcagagtttactgcgGAAGTGGCTTCACGTTTGCTCTAACCATGCCATAA
- the LOC130735935 gene encoding uncharacterized protein At4g04775-like produces the protein MRRSCSSGSCASSGTYSMPPGGICACGELIVYLTSHTSENPGRHFWRCRNFKTPKDCGFFLWDEDVEVQSSGTQHVVDMVRTELKDSKNKLDELKKKLEDTKMKFEDTKMKLEESKNKISKLQRKLDCELLNKKMTFAAILSFVLAWVVSFCFLYGRKI, from the exons ATGAGAAGATCGTGTTCATCTGGTTCTTGTGCATCCTCGGGCACTTACTCCATGCCTCCAGGTGGAATCTGTGCTTGTGGGGAACTAATTGTGTACCTGACATCTCACACTTCTGAAAACCCAGGAAGGCATTTCTGGAGATGCAGGAATTTCAAG ACCCCCAAGGACTGTGGTTTCTTCTTGTGGGATGAAGACGTTGAAGTCCAAAGTTCAGGAACACAACATGTTGTTGATATGGTTAGAACAGAGTTGAAAGATTCGAAGAACAAACTGgatgaattgaagaagaaattgGAGGATACAAAGATGAAATTTGAGGACACAAAGATGAAATTGGAGGAAAGCAAGAACAAGATTAGCAAGCTTCAAAGGAAGCTTGACTGTGAGCTGCTGAATAAGAAAATGACCTTTGCAGCTATACTGAGTTTTGTGTTAGCTTGGGTTGTTAGCTTTTGCTTCCTTTATGGAAGAAAAATTTAA